The following proteins are co-located in the Anomalospiza imberbis isolate Cuckoo-Finch-1a 21T00152 chromosome 1, ASM3175350v1, whole genome shotgun sequence genome:
- the CDH12 gene encoding cadherin-12 isoform X3, with amino-acid sequence MDEPPVFSKPMYTMEVYEDTPVGTIIGAVTAQDLDAGSSSVRYFMDWKNDVDSYFTIDTTEGTIATNELLDRESTAQYNFSIIASKVSNPLLTSKVNVIISVLDVNEFPPEISVPYETSVCENAKPGQVIQTITAADKDLSPAGQRFSFKLSSEASNKPNFTVHDYRNNTAGIETRRNGYSRRQQELYFLPVVIEDSSYPVQSSTNTLTIRVCRCDSDGTIQSCNVEAIFLPVGLSTGALIAILLCIVILLVIVVLYVALRRQKKKDTLMTSKEDIRDNVIHYDDEGGGEEDTQAFDIGALRNPKVIEDNKIRRDIKPDTLRFTRHRPPAEDNTDIRDFINQRLQENDVDPSAPPYDSLATYAYEGNGSVAESLSSIDSLTTEADQDYDYLSDWGPRFKILADMFGEESYNPDKVT; translated from the exons ATACTTCATGGATTGGAAGAATGATGTGGACAGCTACTTTACAATAGACACTACTGAAGGAACCATTGCTACGAATGAATTACTGGACAGAGAAAGCACAGCACAATACAATTTCTCTATAATTGCAAGTAAAGTTA GTAACCCACTATTAACCAGCAAAGTCAATGTTATAATAAGTGTTTTGGATGTCAACGAGTTTCCTCCTGAAATTTCAGTTCCATATGAGACATCTGTATGTGAAAATGCCAAGCCAGGACAG GTGATACAGACCATCACTGCAGCAGATAAGGATTTGTCACCAGCTGGGCAAAGGTTTTCCTTCAAACTGTCATCTGAGGCTTCCAACAAACCAAACTTCACAGTTCATGACTACAGAA ACAACACAGCTGGGATTGAAACCAGGAGAAATGGCTACAGCAGAAGACAGCAAGAGCTGTACTTTCTTCCAGTAGTAATTGAAGACAGCAGTTACCCtgtccagagcagcacaaaCACTTTGACTATCCGTGTTTGCAGATGTGATTCTGATGGCACCATTCAGTCCTGCAACGTGGAAGCAATCTTCTTACCTGTCGGCCTCAGCACAGGAGCTTTGATTGCAATCTTGTTGTGTATTGTTATACTTCTAG TCATTGTGGTACTGTATGTAGCACTACGgaggcagaagaaaaaagacacCCTGATGACCTCTAAAGAAGACATCAGAGATAATGTTATCCATTATGATGATGAAGGAGGTGGAGAAGAGGACACCCAGGCTTTTGACATAGGTGCCCTGAGAAATCCCAAAGTGATTGAAGATAATAAAATACGCAGGGACATAAAACCAGACACCTTGCGTTTTACGCGCCACAGACCACCAGCAGAAGATAACACAGACATAAGAGATTTCATTAATCAAAGGCTGCAGGAAAATGATGTAGATCCATCTGCACCCCCTTATGACTCCTTGGCAACCTATGCATATGAAGGAAATGGATCTGTTGCAGAGTCTCTGAGCTCTATAGACTCCCTAACTACAGAGGCAGATCAGGATTATGACTATCTGAGTGACTGGGGACCTCGCTTTAAGATCTTGGCAGATATGTTTGGAGAAGAAAGTTATAACCCTGACAAAGTCACTTAA
- the CDH12 gene encoding cadherin-12 isoform X4 encodes MDWKNDVDSYFTIDTTEGTIATNELLDRESTAQYNFSIIASKVSNPLLTSKVNVIISVLDVNEFPPEISVPYETSVCENAKPGQVIQTITAADKDLSPAGQRFSFKLSSEASNKPNFTVHDYRNNTAGIETRRNGYSRRQQELYFLPVVIEDSSYPVQSSTNTLTIRVCRCDSDGTIQSCNVEAIFLPVGLSTGALIAILLCIVILLVIVVLYVALRRQKKKDTLMTSKEDIRDNVIHYDDEGGGEEDTQAFDIGALRNPKVIEDNKIRRDIKPDTLRFTRHRPPAEDNTDIRDFINQRLQENDVDPSAPPYDSLATYAYEGNGSVAESLSSIDSLTTEADQDYDYLSDWGPRFKILADMFGEESYNPDKVT; translated from the exons ATGGATTGGAAGAATGATGTGGACAGCTACTTTACAATAGACACTACTGAAGGAACCATTGCTACGAATGAATTACTGGACAGAGAAAGCACAGCACAATACAATTTCTCTATAATTGCAAGTAAAGTTA GTAACCCACTATTAACCAGCAAAGTCAATGTTATAATAAGTGTTTTGGATGTCAACGAGTTTCCTCCTGAAATTTCAGTTCCATATGAGACATCTGTATGTGAAAATGCCAAGCCAGGACAG GTGATACAGACCATCACTGCAGCAGATAAGGATTTGTCACCAGCTGGGCAAAGGTTTTCCTTCAAACTGTCATCTGAGGCTTCCAACAAACCAAACTTCACAGTTCATGACTACAGAA ACAACACAGCTGGGATTGAAACCAGGAGAAATGGCTACAGCAGAAGACAGCAAGAGCTGTACTTTCTTCCAGTAGTAATTGAAGACAGCAGTTACCCtgtccagagcagcacaaaCACTTTGACTATCCGTGTTTGCAGATGTGATTCTGATGGCACCATTCAGTCCTGCAACGTGGAAGCAATCTTCTTACCTGTCGGCCTCAGCACAGGAGCTTTGATTGCAATCTTGTTGTGTATTGTTATACTTCTAG TCATTGTGGTACTGTATGTAGCACTACGgaggcagaagaaaaaagacacCCTGATGACCTCTAAAGAAGACATCAGAGATAATGTTATCCATTATGATGATGAAGGAGGTGGAGAAGAGGACACCCAGGCTTTTGACATAGGTGCCCTGAGAAATCCCAAAGTGATTGAAGATAATAAAATACGCAGGGACATAAAACCAGACACCTTGCGTTTTACGCGCCACAGACCACCAGCAGAAGATAACACAGACATAAGAGATTTCATTAATCAAAGGCTGCAGGAAAATGATGTAGATCCATCTGCACCCCCTTATGACTCCTTGGCAACCTATGCATATGAAGGAAATGGATCTGTTGCAGAGTCTCTGAGCTCTATAGACTCCCTAACTACAGAGGCAGATCAGGATTATGACTATCTGAGTGACTGGGGACCTCGCTTTAAGATCTTGGCAGATATGTTTGGAGAAGAAAGTTATAACCCTGACAAAGTCACTTAA